The Methylomusa anaerophila genome has a segment encoding these proteins:
- a CDS encoding serine hydrolase: MVKWSEFMEILHRNIERILTAYTGRWGMVIVNQSTGARLELNPEMVFPAASMIKVPIMYEIMRQAAAGTISLDDSLTVTSCFRTGGAGILKELRPGLTLTVRELVTLMIILSDNTATNMLIDLAGMEAINKTITGLGLKSTVLRRRMMDFDAALAGKENYTSAADLALMFANIYHSRGLPESYGALMMDILTRQQIRDKLPFYLPAKTVMAHKTGTLTGVEHDAGILFLPGGPYIICVLTGDLAANQQGIQLVASIGKVIYEYFHKEK; encoded by the coding sequence GTGGTTAAATGGAGCGAATTTATGGAAATATTGCACCGAAACATTGAAAGGATCTTAACAGCATATACCGGCCGCTGGGGAATGGTAATCGTAAATCAATCCACCGGGGCCAGATTGGAACTAAACCCGGAAATGGTGTTTCCCGCCGCCAGCATGATAAAAGTTCCCATCATGTACGAAATTATGCGTCAGGCTGCCGCCGGTACCATTTCGTTGGATGATTCCCTAACTGTAACCAGTTGTTTCCGAACAGGCGGCGCCGGTATTCTAAAAGAGTTGCGCCCGGGTCTGACGCTGACTGTGCGGGAGCTTGTCACGCTGATGATTATCCTCAGCGACAATACAGCTACCAATATGCTGATTGACCTCGCCGGTATGGAGGCAATAAACAAAACGATAACCGGTCTTGGTTTAAAGTCAACGGTGCTGCGACGCCGGATGATGGATTTTGACGCAGCCCTGGCCGGCAAAGAGAACTATACCTCGGCAGCAGATTTGGCGCTCATGTTTGCAAATATTTATCATAGCCGGGGACTGCCGGAATCTTACGGCGCGCTGATGATGGATATCCTGACCCGGCAACAAATCCGGGATAAGCTACCCTTTTACCTGCCCGCCAAAACGGTAATGGCTCACAAAACGGGAACTTTGACAGGAGTGGAGCATGATGCCGGCATACTTTTTTTGCCGGGCGGTCCATATATAATTTGCGTTCTGACCGGCGACCTTGCAGCCAATCAGCAGGGAATTCAGCTGGTAGCCTCTATTGGCAAAGTTATCTATGAATATTTTCACAAGGAGAAATAA
- a CDS encoding peptide ABC transporter substrate-binding protein has product MRYKKILAAMLAAAMLAILAAGCGKSGNINGGQVFRYALEAEPATLDPANSTAIPESLVEAQVFEGLTRLDARDQAIPGVAEKWDVSPDGIKYVFYLRPNAKWSNGEPVTAQDFEFAWKRVLNPDIASENAYMLYPLKNGQAYNEKKATADQVGVKALNEHTLEVTLEKPTPYFLSLAAFHAFYPVNRQTVTANAAKWATDVRTLIGNGPFKITAWVHNGKIEFEKNNQYWDAVLVKLPKMEWPISDSQTTRLALFENNQVDMMVEPPAVEHDRLTQAALLKISPYLGTYYYVFNTSKAPFDDPKVRKAFAAAINRDALVKNIVKGGKQPAYAWVAPGLVNPASGRDFREEAGNYAVEDTALAKKLLAEAGYADGQGLPPITLLFNTSEIHKSIAEAIQEMWKKNLGVAVNLTNQEAKVFLASRAQGEFQIARASWVGDYADPMTFMDVFKDPNNDAKYSNPAYNLLVEQAQAGNDQKVRMQAMHDAEKILFDDAVIIPIYYNTLPYLSRPYVKGYFWSALGIADFKTAYIEK; this is encoded by the coding sequence ATGCGGTACAAAAAAATCCTGGCGGCAATGCTGGCGGCGGCAATGCTGGCGATATTGGCGGCAGGCTGCGGAAAATCCGGCAATATCAATGGAGGTCAGGTATTTCGTTATGCCTTGGAAGCAGAACCGGCAACGCTGGATCCGGCCAATTCCACAGCCATTCCGGAATCCCTGGTAGAGGCGCAGGTTTTTGAAGGCTTGACCCGGCTGGATGCAAGGGATCAGGCCATCCCGGGCGTAGCGGAAAAATGGGACGTATCCCCCGATGGGATAAAATACGTCTTCTATCTGCGGCCAAATGCCAAATGGTCCAATGGCGAGCCGGTCACCGCTCAAGACTTTGAGTTTGCCTGGAAACGGGTATTAAATCCTGATATTGCTTCCGAGAATGCGTATATGTTATACCCGTTAAAAAATGGTCAAGCTTATAACGAGAAAAAAGCAACGGCGGATCAGGTAGGAGTAAAGGCTTTAAATGAGCATACGCTGGAAGTAACGTTGGAAAAACCTACGCCATACTTCTTAAGCCTGGCGGCATTTCATGCCTTCTATCCCGTTAACCGGCAGACAGTAACAGCCAACGCCGCTAAATGGGCGACCGATGTCCGGACTTTGATCGGCAACGGCCCGTTCAAAATCACCGCTTGGGTTCACAACGGAAAAATTGAATTTGAAAAAAACAATCAATACTGGGATGCAGTTCTCGTTAAACTGCCGAAAATGGAATGGCCGATCAGTGATTCTCAGACCACCCGGCTGGCGCTCTTTGAGAACAATCAAGTCGATATGATGGTGGAACCGCCTGCAGTAGAACACGATCGGCTTACCCAAGCCGCACTGCTGAAAATTTCGCCCTATCTCGGCACATACTACTATGTATTTAATACCAGCAAGGCGCCGTTTGACGATCCAAAAGTCCGCAAGGCATTTGCGGCGGCGATTAACCGTGACGCGCTGGTGAAAAACATAGTCAAAGGCGGTAAACAACCGGCTTATGCCTGGGTGGCTCCCGGTCTGGTAAATCCTGCTTCCGGCAGGGACTTTCGGGAAGAAGCCGGCAATTATGCCGTAGAAGATACAGCGCTGGCGAAAAAATTGTTGGCCGAAGCCGGCTATGCCGATGGCCAAGGACTGCCGCCCATCACCCTTCTGTTCAATACCAGCGAAATACATAAATCCATTGCCGAAGCCATTCAGGAAATGTGGAAAAAAAACCTGGGTGTAGCCGTTAATCTAACCAATCAGGAGGCCAAAGTGTTTTTAGCCTCGCGGGCACAAGGTGAATTCCAGATTGCCCGGGCCTCGTGGGTCGGGGACTATGCCGATCCAATGACATTCATGGATGTATTTAAAGACCCCAACAATGACGCGAAATATAGCAATCCGGCCTATAATCTCCTGGTGGAGCAGGCTCAAGCCGGCAATGACCAAAAAGTCCGAATGCAGGCCATGCATGATGCGGAAAAAATTCTCTTTGATGATGCGGTGATTATTCCTATTTATTATAATACGCTGCCTTATCTTTCCCGCCCGTATGTTAAAGGCTATTTCTGGTCGGCACTTGGAATTGCCGACTTCAAGACGGCATATATAGAAAAGTAG
- a CDS encoding S66 peptidase family protein: protein MEAIGRIKPKRLRPGDTIGVIAPASPGEPELAAAGVSWLEERGYRVQLGVTIDQTLGYLSGPDAARAADINAMFASPDIAGIVCLRGGYGTMRLLELLDYDNIRTHPKVFVGYSDITALHISIGRRTGLITFHGPMAASDMGKGLSDYTWEYFSRAISAPEPLGPVSNPPAAQPPVFIVPGTAQGYLAGGNLSLIAATLGTPYEIDTCGKILCLEEVGEAPYRIDRMLTQLLLAGKLQNAAGIVFDVCVDCDTEAKPPSFTVAEVLGDRLGNLNKPVLYNLYFGHTADKATLPLGVIAVLDTEAGGLVVTETATSD, encoded by the coding sequence ATGGAAGCTATTGGCCGTATAAAACCCAAGCGGCTTCGCCCGGGGGATACTATCGGCGTAATCGCCCCCGCCAGCCCCGGGGAGCCGGAATTGGCCGCAGCGGGAGTAAGCTGGCTGGAAGAACGGGGTTACCGGGTGCAACTGGGTGTGACAATTGATCAAACCCTGGGATATCTGTCCGGGCCGGATGCCGCGCGGGCCGCCGACATCAATGCCATGTTCGCATCGCCTGATATTGCCGGTATTGTCTGCCTCCGTGGCGGCTATGGCACCATGCGGCTGCTGGAACTCCTTGATTATGACAATATCCGGACCCATCCCAAGGTGTTTGTAGGCTACAGCGATATCACAGCCCTGCATATAAGTATTGGCCGACGTACCGGTCTTATCACCTTCCATGGGCCAATGGCCGCGTCAGACATGGGAAAAGGCTTATCCGATTATACTTGGGAATATTTCTCCCGGGCTATTTCTGCTCCCGAACCCCTCGGACCCGTCAGCAATCCGCCGGCCGCCCAACCGCCCGTATTTATTGTGCCGGGAACGGCTCAAGGGTACCTGGCAGGGGGAAACTTAAGCCTGATTGCCGCCACCCTGGGAACACCCTACGAGATTGATACCTGCGGAAAAATTCTCTGCCTGGAAGAGGTAGGCGAGGCCCCGTACCGTATCGACCGCATGCTGACCCAGCTGTTACTGGCCGGTAAACTGCAGAATGCGGCCGGAATTGTGTTTGATGTATGCGTCGACTGCGATACAGAGGCAAAACCACCCAGCTTCACTGTGGCCGAGGTGCTGGGGGACCGTTTAGGGAACTTAAACAAACCAGTCCTCTATAATTTATACTTTGGCCACACGGCGGATAAAGCCACTCTGCCCCTGGGGGTCATAGCGGTATTGGATACTGAAGCGGGGGGGCTGGTGGTTACGGAAACAGCTACCAGTGATTAA
- a CDS encoding amidohydrolase has translation MDAVTAMAPELREISLFLHKNPELGGKEYQAARLLITAAEQRGFTVQQNISGYETAFIAKKGSKGPKIAFLAEYDALPELGHACGHNLIAAMSWGAAAALAAVAGDRAVSFLIGCPAEETSGAKVAMAADGVFDGLTAALIVHPADGNYLGGTSYATHPLRITFRGRPAHVASKTDKGVNALDALVMFYQGIKMLRQTFIQETILAGIVTKGGTAPNVVPDAAEAKFTIRALSSHYLEETVIPAVRRLAAGVALASGTTVETVHYEPLFKELINSPRLLELFQNNMALLGETVTVLKPEDADGSTDVGNVSHAVPTIHPDIGIGCNLVAHTPAFAAAAASDYAQERLLVGAKAMAMTAIDLLA, from the coding sequence ATGGACGCAGTGACGGCTATGGCGCCGGAACTCAGGGAAATTAGCCTTTTTTTACACAAAAATCCGGAATTGGGGGGTAAGGAATATCAGGCGGCCCGGTTACTTATCACCGCCGCGGAACAGCGCGGGTTCACAGTGCAGCAGAATATTAGCGGCTATGAAACGGCCTTCATTGCCAAGAAAGGAAGTAAGGGCCCTAAAATCGCTTTTTTAGCCGAATATGACGCCTTGCCGGAATTGGGCCATGCCTGCGGCCACAATCTGATTGCCGCTATGAGTTGGGGGGCGGCGGCGGCATTGGCAGCCGTGGCCGGTGACCGGGCTGTTTCTTTTTTGATCGGCTGTCCGGCGGAAGAGACCAGCGGGGCTAAAGTAGCCATGGCAGCGGACGGCGTTTTTGACGGCTTAACGGCGGCCCTGATTGTTCATCCGGCAGACGGCAACTACCTGGGAGGTACTTCCTACGCAACCCATCCGTTACGGATAACTTTCCGCGGGCGTCCCGCCCATGTGGCCAGCAAAACCGACAAAGGCGTCAACGCATTAGACGCTTTGGTCATGTTTTATCAAGGAATAAAGATGCTGCGGCAGACCTTTATCCAGGAGACCATTCTGGCCGGAATTGTCACTAAAGGCGGGACGGCACCCAATGTTGTGCCTGATGCGGCGGAAGCGAAATTTACCATCCGGGCGTTGTCATCCCATTACCTGGAAGAGACGGTAATTCCGGCAGTACGGCGGCTGGCGGCGGGAGTTGCTCTGGCTAGCGGTACAACAGTTGAAACCGTGCATTATGAACCGTTATTTAAAGAATTAATCAATTCCCCCCGGCTTTTGGAATTATTCCAAAATAATATGGCCCTCTTGGGCGAAACAGTAACCGTCCTCAAACCGGAAGATGCCGACGGGTCAACCGATGTCGGGAATGTCAGCCACGCCGTGCCCACCATCCATCCCGATATCGGCATCGGCTGCAATCTTGTAGCTCATACACCAGCGTTCGCCGCAGCAGCAGCATCCGATTACGCCCAGGAACGGTTGCTGGTAGGAGCTAAGGCTATGGCCATGACCGCTATTGATCTGCTTGCTTAG
- a CDS encoding CooT family nickel-binding protein: MCEANVYLYRDDIGKEELFMEQVDKVVPQNGELYLENIFGQRKTIAARIRELSLVDHRVILEIVKESEAG, encoded by the coding sequence ATGTGCGAGGCTAATGTTTATCTTTACCGGGATGACATAGGGAAAGAAGAATTGTTTATGGAACAGGTTGATAAAGTGGTGCCTCAGAATGGTGAGCTCTATTTGGAAAACATTTTTGGGCAGCGAAAAACGATTGCTGCCAGAATTAGAGAACTGAGCTTGGTCGATCACCGGGTCATCCTGGAGATAGTAAAGGAATCAGAAGCCGGTTGA
- a CDS encoding DUF3842 family protein, giving the protein MNRQKTTILLRITMHAMKVFPERNIWSYYGIIFLALAQVVRCNFCGGLVVYWGDFMDIAVVDGQGGGIGKIIIEKIRDEFRNTVEILAIGTNSQATSVMLRAGANEGATGESALICNVDQVDLIVGSLSIILPNSMRGELTAKMAKRVVVSKARKLLLPLHRNNLDIVGLHSEPLPHMVDALVSQIKQYMENEGGNRNVRG; this is encoded by the coding sequence ATGAATCGTCAGAAAACGACAATTTTACTAAGAATAACCATGCATGCCATGAAGGTTTTTCCGGAAAGAAATATCTGGAGCTATTATGGTATTATTTTTTTGGCTCTCGCGCAGGTGGTTAGATGCAATTTTTGTGGTGGTTTAGTGGTTTATTGGGGGGATTTTATGGACATTGCCGTGGTTGATGGCCAAGGTGGCGGAATTGGCAAAATTATTATTGAGAAAATACGGGACGAATTTCGCAATACCGTCGAAATTTTGGCAATCGGCACGAATTCTCAGGCTACTTCCGTCATGCTCAGAGCCGGGGCCAATGAAGGTGCTACCGGGGAAAGCGCTCTGATTTGCAACGTTGATCAAGTGGATTTGATTGTCGGTTCCCTTAGCATCATTTTGCCTAACTCCATGAGGGGGGAATTAACGGCTAAGATGGCCAAGCGAGTGGTTGTCAGCAAGGCAAGAAAGCTTTTATTGCCACTTCATCGTAACAATCTTGATATAGTCGGCTTGCACTCAGAGCCGCTGCCACACATGGTGGATGCCTTGGTTTCACAAATAAAACAATACATGGAAAACGAAGGGGGTAATCGCAATGTGCGAGGCTAA